The proteins below come from a single Rhodohalobacter sp. SW132 genomic window:
- a CDS encoding DUF3179 domain-containing protein, producing the protein MKQTLRILPLLCLFIAFFAAEVVNSQQIRGFDTDFSQRSIDLGELIDGGPGKDGIPSIDDPMFVSQEEAESWINGVEPVISLEINGEARAYPIQILMWHEIANDELGGVPVAVTFCPLCYSAIVFDRRHDGEVLEFGVSGLLRHSDMIMFDRKTESLWQQFSGEALVGDYTGDFLTIVPSQLISFDQFREAHPNAEVLSRDTGHQRNYGENPYAGYDDINNSPFLLHEEVPDKISPMEKVIGVRTDKQVKGYAYSVTRNKRVLHDSVGDEPIVIFHVYGMASALDDRQIHQSRDDGATGVFSPVLNGEQLEFEFTGGEIKDIQTGSSWSVSGRAVSGPREGEQLETKVYGDYFAFAWLVFYPETEMMD; encoded by the coding sequence ATGAAACAAACTCTTAGAATCCTTCCGCTTCTCTGTTTATTTATTGCGTTTTTTGCGGCTGAAGTTGTTAATTCACAACAGATAAGGGGATTTGATACCGATTTCAGCCAGCGTTCAATTGATCTCGGTGAACTGATCGACGGAGGCCCGGGCAAAGACGGCATTCCCTCCATTGATGATCCGATGTTTGTATCCCAGGAAGAAGCTGAATCCTGGATAAATGGCGTTGAACCGGTGATATCGCTCGAAATCAATGGGGAAGCCCGCGCATATCCGATACAGATATTAATGTGGCACGAAATTGCAAATGATGAACTTGGCGGCGTACCGGTTGCAGTTACATTTTGTCCGCTATGCTATTCAGCAATCGTATTCGACCGCCGCCATGATGGCGAAGTACTTGAATTCGGTGTCTCCGGATTACTGCGCCATTCTGATATGATCATGTTCGATCGAAAAACCGAAAGTCTCTGGCAGCAGTTTTCCGGTGAAGCTCTTGTGGGCGATTATACCGGCGACTTTTTAACGATTGTCCCCAGCCAGCTCATCTCTTTTGATCAGTTCAGGGAAGCTCATCCCAATGCTGAAGTGCTGTCGCGTGATACCGGCCATCAAAGAAATTACGGTGAAAATCCATACGCGGGATATGATGACATCAATAACTCTCCATTTTTACTGCATGAAGAGGTTCCTGATAAAATCAGCCCGATGGAAAAAGTAATCGGAGTGCGAACCGACAAACAGGTAAAGGGTTATGCCTATAGTGTTACGCGGAATAAACGAGTTCTGCATGATTCGGTTGGAGATGAGCCAATCGTGATTTTCCACGTTTACGGTATGGCTTCAGCACTCGATGACCGTCAAATCCACCAATCGCGTGATGACGGGGCAACAGGAGTATTCTCACCGGTTTTGAATGGAGAACAACTGGAGTTTGAATTCACCGGTGGTGAAATTAAGGATATCCAAACAGGCAGCAGCTGGTCCGTTTCGGGTAGAGCCGTATCAGGTCCGCGGGAAGGTGAACAGCTCGAAACAAAAGTTTACGGCGATTACTTCGCTTTCGCCTGGCTGGTGTTCTATCCCGAAACCGAAATGATGGATTGA
- a CDS encoding flavodoxin family protein, with translation MEHSLNSIQQKWIDENPYDFSGVSALFLNCTLKKSPEKSHTEELMQLSQQIMEAVGVKTEILRPVDNDIAAGVQPDMTEHGWEKDEWPGIQKKVMDANILIIGTPIWLGEKSSVATQVIERLYSFSGEMNDDGQYSYYGRAGGCVITGNEDGIKHCSMSILYGLQHIGYTIPPQADAGWVGEAGPGKSYADEGSGGPENEFTNRNTTFMTWNLLHIAKMLKDNGGVPAHGNQRSLWE, from the coding sequence ATGGAACACTCACTAAATTCGATTCAGCAGAAATGGATTGATGAAAATCCTTACGACTTTTCTGGCGTGAGCGCACTTTTTTTGAATTGTACACTGAAGAAATCCCCCGAAAAATCACATACTGAAGAACTAATGCAGCTGTCGCAGCAGATCATGGAGGCTGTGGGTGTAAAGACGGAAATACTTCGTCCGGTTGATAATGACATTGCAGCGGGAGTGCAGCCAGACATGACCGAACACGGCTGGGAGAAAGATGAATGGCCGGGTATTCAGAAAAAAGTGATGGATGCCAACATTCTGATTATCGGAACGCCGATCTGGCTTGGTGAAAAATCGTCGGTAGCCACACAGGTGATCGAACGACTGTACAGTTTCTCAGGAGAGATGAATGATGACGGCCAGTATTCCTATTATGGCAGGGCAGGCGGCTGCGTGATTACGGGAAATGAAGATGGGATAAAACACTGTTCGATGAGTATACTGTACGGACTTCAGCATATCGGCTACACCATTCCTCCCCAGGCTGATGCCGGATGGGTAGGTGAGGCAGGCCCGGGAAAATCCTATGCTGATGAGGGCTCCGGTGGCCCTGAAAACGAATTTACGAATCGCAATACAACGTTCATGACCTGGAACCTCCTGCACATTGCGAAAATGCTGAAAGATAACGGCGGCGTTCCGGCACATGGCAACCAGCGCTCACTTTGGGAGTGA
- the egtD gene encoding L-histidine N(alpha)-methyltransferase has product MAIKNAVSAENSLYQDVITGLSKQQKELPSKYFYDQEGSRLFEQICDVPEYYPTDCEIEIMDNYADEISEAIGSHAQLVELGSGSSRKTRILLDHLTEPAMYVPVDISAEFLNQTADILRIDYPHLNIKPVAADYTELFKIPFSDEASKRVVYFPGSTIGNFTKENAKNFLINLANGLETGDGLLIGVDLKKNRAVLDAAYNDSQGITAAFNKNLLTRINRELSSNFEPDAFKHHAFYNSEKGRVEMHLVSRKHQAVTIGDDEFTFSEGETIHTENSNKYTISEFRELASGSFSCQKTWTDSRDYFSVHYFNVSST; this is encoded by the coding sequence ATGGCCATTAAAAATGCGGTAAGTGCGGAAAACTCCCTTTATCAGGATGTGATTACAGGACTTTCTAAACAACAGAAAGAACTGCCAAGTAAATATTTTTACGACCAGGAGGGATCCAGGCTTTTCGAGCAGATCTGTGATGTTCCTGAATATTATCCTACCGATTGTGAAATTGAGATTATGGATAACTATGCGGATGAAATATCTGAAGCTATCGGGAGCCATGCACAACTGGTTGAACTTGGAAGCGGCAGCAGCAGAAAAACACGAATACTTCTGGATCATCTGACCGAACCCGCAATGTACGTTCCTGTTGATATTTCGGCAGAGTTTCTGAATCAAACTGCAGACATTCTTCGGATTGATTATCCGCATCTCAATATCAAACCTGTTGCTGCTGATTATACCGAACTATTCAAAATTCCCTTTTCCGATGAGGCCTCAAAAAGAGTTGTCTATTTTCCCGGATCAACGATCGGAAATTTCACCAAAGAGAACGCGAAGAATTTTCTGATCAACCTTGCAAATGGACTCGAGACCGGTGATGGCCTGCTGATCGGCGTGGATCTGAAAAAAAACCGGGCCGTTCTCGACGCAGCCTACAACGATTCGCAAGGGATAACTGCCGCATTCAATAAAAATTTACTGACACGTATAAATCGTGAGCTGAGCAGCAATTTTGAACCCGATGCATTTAAACATCACGCATTTTATAACTCGGAAAAAGGCAGGGTCGAGATGCATCTTGTGAGCAGAAAACATCAGGCGGTAACCATAGGAGATGATGAGTTCACATTCTCCGAAGGCGAAACCATTCACACCGAAAACTCAAATAAATACACCATTTCCGAATTCAGAGAATTAGCTTCGGGTTCATTCAGCTGCCAAAAAACCTGGACCGATTCCAGGGATTATTTCAGTGTACACTATTTTAATGTTAGTTCAACATAG
- the egtB gene encoding ergothioneine biosynthesis protein EgtB — protein sequence MRVKTKLPENGVETDLTTREGLLQQFKKVRAFTLELVEPLKTEDLVIQVTEHASPAKWHLAHTSWFFEAFFLEKALENYQTKHPQYSYLFNSYYLQTSEPHCRNKRGNLSRPTVDEVFQYRDYVNEHVELFIENSSEPDFEKWQPVLEIGLNHEQQHQELIITDLKYMFGQNPLHPVYLKTERPGTGQVPELTWSSFSEGVYETGHPGGSFGYDNEFPRHKNYIHDFKIANRLITNGEFIEFINDGGYDDPKYWLDEGYSHVVENGWRSPLYWKKTDDGWYHYTLNGMEKINPNEPVTHVSYFEADAYARRAGCRLPTEFEWELAAEELPLNGNFVDARHFHPTQISSDSDDRGLNQMFGEVWQWTQSAYAAYPGYETFPGALGEYNGKFMCNQYVLRGGSCATSRSHFRKTYRNFFHAKFRWQFTGIRLAK from the coding sequence ATGAGAGTAAAAACAAAATTACCGGAAAACGGAGTTGAAACAGATCTGACAACAAGAGAAGGCCTTTTACAGCAGTTTAAAAAAGTCCGCGCTTTCACATTGGAGCTTGTAGAACCACTGAAAACGGAGGACCTGGTGATACAGGTAACGGAGCATGCCAGTCCTGCAAAATGGCACCTTGCCCATACGAGCTGGTTTTTTGAAGCCTTTTTTCTTGAGAAAGCGCTCGAAAATTATCAAACAAAACACCCTCAGTACAGCTACCTCTTTAACTCCTACTACCTGCAGACAAGTGAACCCCACTGCCGGAATAAACGCGGCAATCTCTCAAGGCCCACAGTGGATGAAGTTTTTCAGTACCGGGACTATGTAAATGAACACGTAGAATTATTCATCGAAAATAGCAGTGAGCCGGATTTTGAAAAATGGCAGCCGGTGCTCGAAATTGGATTAAACCACGAACAGCAGCATCAGGAACTGATCATCACTGATCTGAAGTACATGTTCGGACAAAACCCGCTGCATCCTGTATATCTGAAAACAGAGAGGCCGGGTACAGGTCAGGTGCCGGAATTAACGTGGAGTTCATTTTCTGAGGGCGTTTATGAAACAGGACACCCGGGCGGCAGTTTCGGGTACGACAATGAATTTCCGCGCCACAAGAACTATATCCATGATTTCAAAATTGCAAACCGGCTTATCACAAATGGTGAGTTTATTGAATTTATAAATGATGGCGGTTATGACGATCCGAAATACTGGCTGGACGAGGGGTATTCTCATGTTGTTGAGAATGGCTGGCGCTCACCGCTCTACTGGAAAAAAACAGATGATGGATGGTACCACTACACGCTGAACGGAATGGAGAAGATCAATCCAAATGAACCGGTAACCCATGTAAGTTATTTTGAGGCCGATGCCTATGCGCGCAGGGCCGGATGCAGGCTCCCTACCGAATTTGAATGGGAACTGGCCGCAGAAGAATTACCGCTGAACGGAAACTTTGTGGATGCCCGACATTTCCACCCCACGCAGATCAGCAGCGACTCAGATGATCGTGGTCTGAATCAGATGTTCGGTGAGGTATGGCAGTGGACTCAAAGTGCCTATGCTGCCTACCCGGGATATGAAACCTTTCCCGGAGCACTCGGCGAATACAACGGAAAGTTTATGTGCAACCAGTACGTGCTCAGGGGAGGTTCCTGCGCAACATCCAGGTCACATTTCAGAAAAACATACCGCAACTTTTTCCATGCAAAGTTCAGATGGCAGTTCACCGGAATCAGACTTGCGAAATAA
- a CDS encoding cytochrome c biogenesis CcdA family protein yields the protein MEFYSFSFFQGVLAFLAPCAVALLPGYIVAFISRSGSNPGISTRLLRGLKLALLSIAGIFAIYAIATVLIISAAQLLKDYMIWITIGMGVILIIIGILMTTGKSFSFTLNVNHASPKSEVVEAFVFGIAYAIGALGCLFPLFLVVATQAMAAPSAWTGAGYFVAYFGGMSMMMIGAILLSVLARDVMMKYLRKILPHMEKVTGWMLIGAGAYVIYYQSFLMY from the coding sequence ATGGAGTTTTACTCATTTTCTTTTTTTCAGGGCGTTTTAGCATTTCTGGCGCCCTGTGCCGTGGCTCTGCTGCCGGGTTATATTGTCGCCTTTATTTCAAGAAGCGGCAGTAACCCTGGTATATCTACAAGACTTTTGAGGGGTCTTAAACTTGCGCTACTCAGTATTGCAGGTATCTTTGCAATCTACGCTATTGCAACTGTTTTGATCATATCAGCCGCACAGCTGCTCAAAGACTATATGATCTGGATCACGATCGGCATGGGTGTTATCCTCATTATCATTGGAATTCTGATGACTACCGGGAAAAGTTTCTCTTTCACGCTGAATGTGAATCATGCATCGCCCAAATCGGAAGTCGTTGAAGCCTTTGTGTTTGGCATTGCTTACGCAATCGGGGCCCTGGGATGTCTTTTCCCGCTTTTCCTGGTCGTTGCCACTCAGGCGATGGCGGCTCCCTCTGCGTGGACCGGTGCCGGTTATTTTGTCGCTTATTTCGGAGGAATGAGCATGATGATGATTGGAGCTATTCTGCTGTCGGTGCTGGCCAGGGACGTTATGATGAAATATCTGAGAAAAATTCTGCCACACATGGAGAAAGTAACCGGCTGGATGCTGATAGGTGCGGGCGCATATGTGATCTATTATCAGTCATTTTTGATGTATTAA
- a CDS encoding peroxiredoxin, with translation MNLKTSTPVLLMILSAFLFASCNQQGETDQSQAANDRDRAPDFEVTTVDGQTISLSESLDEGKPMVVYFTASWCPTCARNWPVMSEVYPEYEDRLTMVAISIDPTDTEDVIRDLSEEKNFRFPSTAGHPQIMLDFGVSGQATTVGVDRDGYITFKKEGEALSADEFRELFAELLD, from the coding sequence ATGAATTTGAAAACTTCTACACCAGTTCTCCTCATGATTTTATCCGCCTTTCTATTTGCATCATGTAATCAGCAGGGTGAAACTGATCAAAGTCAGGCAGCTAATGACAGAGACCGCGCCCCGGATTTCGAAGTAACCACCGTGGATGGTCAAACAATCAGCCTCAGCGAGTCTCTTGATGAAGGCAAGCCGATGGTTGTCTATTTTACGGCATCATGGTGCCCTACATGCGCCCGTAACTGGCCTGTGATGTCTGAGGTGTATCCCGAGTACGAAGATCGTCTTACGATGGTAGCCATCAGCATTGATCCTACCGATACTGAAGATGTGATTCGAGACCTTTCTGAAGAGAAGAACTTTCGCTTTCCAAGTACAGCCGGGCACCCTCAAATCATGCTCGATTTCGGAGTTTCAGGACAAGCTACAACCGTGGGTGTGGATCGCGACGGATACATCACATTTAAAAAAGAAGGTGAGGCACTCAGTGCAGACGAGTTCCGTGAATTATTTGCAGAGCTTCTCGATTAA
- a CDS encoding HAMP domain-containing sensor histidine kinase has translation MRSFYLKIAVIFSAILILFGLLVVTITMRASSDIAKEAIQKTNQDITAVLAKEFQPMLAKSFNQDEIEEKLTELSGKNPQFDFYLLSSTGYVKSVIPASKEKIALDQIALDTEPLDRFINGDPLPILASDPLNPDREKPFSAANISIMGSEGCYIYVVLEGDQFTQATAMITESYIMRGTLILLGVVFIISLVTGLFVFSNLTSRLEKIKKTVKGFERGQLNERIEVEGNDELSELSICFNRMADTLVENMKEIQKTDRLRRELVANVSHDLRSPIASIQGYLETIQMKGDTITRDELHNYFGTVLSNTKKLNSLIDGLFELSKLDAEEVTPNLEKISMAELIQDLVQQFRPIAEKREVTLEAQFPTNPNNLIEADIGLMSRALTNLIDNAIQHTPEGGKVTIATVESGQDFVIEISDTGCGISEEDLPHVFDRFYQADKSRSEKQGAGLGLAIAQKILHLHGAEVMVSSIENRGTTFRVALPGNGIPA, from the coding sequence ATGCGTAGTTTCTATCTGAAAATCGCGGTTATCTTTTCAGCCATCCTGATTCTGTTTGGCTTACTGGTGGTAACCATTACAATGAGAGCTTCATCAGACATTGCGAAGGAAGCCATTCAAAAAACCAACCAGGATATTACCGCAGTTCTTGCGAAAGAGTTTCAGCCAATGCTTGCCAAATCGTTCAACCAGGATGAAATTGAGGAAAAACTTACTGAACTGAGCGGTAAAAATCCCCAGTTTGACTTCTACCTTCTCAGCAGTACCGGGTACGTGAAAAGTGTAATTCCGGCTTCCAAAGAGAAAATTGCCCTCGACCAAATTGCATTAGACACAGAACCTCTCGACCGATTTATAAACGGTGATCCTCTACCCATTCTGGCCAGTGATCCGCTTAACCCTGACAGGGAAAAACCATTCAGTGCAGCCAATATCAGTATTATGGGATCGGAGGGCTGCTACATTTACGTGGTACTTGAGGGTGATCAGTTTACGCAGGCTACTGCCATGATCACAGAGAGTTACATTATGCGCGGCACGCTAATCCTTCTTGGCGTTGTGTTTATAATCAGCCTGGTTACAGGTTTATTCGTCTTTTCAAACCTCACTTCACGGCTGGAAAAAATTAAAAAGACCGTAAAGGGATTTGAACGCGGCCAACTGAACGAACGAATTGAAGTTGAAGGCAACGACGAGCTTTCCGAACTCTCCATTTGTTTTAATCGAATGGCGGATACCCTTGTCGAGAACATGAAGGAGATCCAAAAAACCGACAGGCTCCGCAGAGAACTGGTTGCAAATGTCTCGCACGATCTCAGAAGTCCGATCGCCTCTATTCAAGGATACCTGGAGACTATTCAGATGAAAGGTGATACCATTACCAGAGATGAACTGCACAATTATTTCGGAACTGTTCTCAGCAATACAAAAAAATTGAACAGTTTGATTGACGGCCTTTTCGAACTCAGTAAATTGGATGCCGAAGAGGTAACACCTAATCTCGAAAAAATTTCCATGGCTGAACTGATACAGGATCTGGTACAACAATTTCGGCCAATTGCGGAAAAGAGGGAAGTTACACTTGAGGCTCAATTCCCAACGAATCCCAACAACCTGATCGAAGCCGACATTGGACTCATGAGCCGGGCTTTAACCAATCTCATCGACAACGCTATTCAGCACACGCCTGAGGGCGGAAAAGTAACCATCGCAACTGTAGAGAGTGGCCAGGATTTTGTGATTGAGATTTCGGATACCGGCTGCGGTATTTCTGAAGAAGATCTCCCTCACGTCTTCGACAGGTTTTACCAGGCTGATAAAAGCCGGTCTGAAAAACAGGGAGCCGGACTGGGTCTCGCCATTGCGCAGAAAATACTTCACCTGCACGGTGCTGAAGTGATGGTTAGCAGTATCGAAAATCGTGGAACCACCTTCAGGGTTGCGCTGCCGGGTAACGGTATTCCTGCCTGA
- a CDS encoding response regulator transcription factor: MANSPHSVLVVEDNADLQNLLTINLTDDGYIVHKAENGIAALDLYRNRKPDLIILDIMLPKLDGFDVCREIRREDKITPILMLTAKAEEIDKVLGLELGADDYMTKPFSIREFLARVKAIFRRMSANKNERQSKSEILEFDRLCIDTGKRKVTLNKKLIDLTSKEYELLTLFFKNPGKAFSRDELLTSVWGYSYEGYSHTVNSHINRLRTKIEADPSEPHYIRTVWGVGYRFADKEESKQHA; encoded by the coding sequence ATGGCCAATTCGCCACATTCCGTCCTCGTAGTAGAAGACAATGCCGATTTGCAGAACCTTTTGACCATCAACTTAACGGATGATGGCTACATTGTTCACAAAGCTGAAAATGGCATCGCTGCCCTGGATCTTTATCGTAATCGCAAGCCAGATCTCATTATTCTTGATATCATGCTCCCTAAGCTGGACGGCTTCGATGTGTGCAGAGAGATTCGCCGCGAAGATAAAATTACCCCAATCCTGATGCTTACGGCCAAAGCTGAGGAAATTGACAAGGTATTGGGCCTTGAACTCGGGGCAGATGACTACATGACCAAACCGTTTAGTATTCGCGAATTCCTGGCCCGCGTCAAGGCCATTTTCAGAAGAATGAGTGCCAATAAAAATGAACGGCAATCGAAATCAGAAATCCTGGAGTTTGACAGGTTGTGTATTGATACCGGGAAAAGAAAGGTGACACTCAACAAAAAGCTGATAGACCTCACCAGCAAAGAGTATGAGCTTTTAACTCTGTTTTTTAAGAACCCCGGTAAGGCGTTCAGCAGGGATGAGCTGCTGACTTCAGTATGGGGGTACAGTTACGAAGGATACAGCCACACGGTAAATTCCCACATCAATCGTCTTCGAACAAAAATTGAGGCCGATCCCTCAGAACCCCACTACATACGCACAGTATGGGGCGTAGGGTATCGCTTCGCGGATAAAGAGGAGAGCAAACAGCATGCGTAG
- a CDS encoding DUF423 domain-containing protein, translated as MNSKTIITTGSVFLALAVAFGAFGAHIVQDMLTPERFDVYQTGVEYHFYHALGILFLGVMALQLRGNQWLSMSFYCLTAGVLIFSGSLYILTLTDTGWLGAITPIGGVAFILGWIFLAVGVMKQNDPKGTPL; from the coding sequence ATGAACTCAAAAACGATAATTACAACCGGGTCGGTTTTTTTGGCCCTTGCCGTAGCTTTTGGAGCATTTGGAGCGCACATCGTCCAGGATATGCTTACGCCCGAACGGTTTGATGTGTACCAGACCGGTGTGGAATATCACTTTTATCACGCTCTGGGAATTCTGTTTCTCGGTGTGATGGCTCTTCAGTTGCGCGGAAATCAGTGGCTTTCCATGAGTTTTTACTGCCTCACTGCCGGAGTACTGATCTTTTCGGGCTCCTTATACATTTTAACTCTAACCGATACCGGCTGGCTGGGCGCAATTACCCCGATAGGCGGAGTGGCTTTTATTCTTGGCTGGATTTTTTTGGCTGTCGGGGTGATGAAACAAAACGATCCTAAAGGTACTCCGCTGTAG